A genomic segment from Ghiorsea bivora encodes:
- a CDS encoding protein adenylyltransferase SelO translates to MKHLRFDHTFIDKLPADPVTHSVRRQVVEACYSFVSPKTTAAPKLLIHSPEVAELLDLSDKDCHSDLFTQVFSGNALLDDMKPYAMCYGGHQFGNWAGQLGDGRAIVLGDVINNKGERWTLQLKGAGETPYSRSADGLAVLRSSIREFLCSEAMFHLGVPTTRALSLCATGDQVWRDMFYDGHPEYEHGAVVCRVAPSFLRFGSFEIFAARNDLKTLKTLLDFTIRTYFPHLIQDDNINTDTYTRWFAEVCDTTKTMIIHWQRVGFVHGVMNTDNMSIHGLTIDYGPYGWLEDYNPDWTPNTTDATNHRYAFGKQAHIAHWNLMKLAQAIAPLFSDTTPLQDTLNAYAPAYKKAWQTMMQQKLGLNTFDEALAEQLMNNLERIETDMTIFFRKLADISAQNTIEQCIQTISPAFYGDDWEVYASNIWKDWFNDYLKHIQSDNNANRKQAMNLVNPKYVLRNYLAQLAIDKADSGDVFMLHELFEVLKKPYAEQPEFEDKYAQKRPDWAKEKAGCSMLSCSS, encoded by the coding sequence ATGAAACATTTAAGATTTGACCATACATTTATTGACAAGCTTCCAGCAGACCCTGTCACCCACAGTGTTCGCCGCCAAGTCGTTGAAGCTTGTTACTCCTTTGTTTCCCCCAAAACCACGGCTGCACCCAAGCTATTGATTCATAGTCCAGAAGTGGCTGAACTTTTAGATTTAAGTGATAAAGACTGTCATTCTGACCTGTTTACCCAAGTCTTTTCAGGCAATGCCCTTCTCGATGATATGAAACCCTACGCCATGTGTTATGGCGGGCATCAATTTGGCAACTGGGCAGGACAACTGGGTGATGGTCGCGCCATTGTTTTAGGCGATGTCATCAACAACAAAGGTGAACGCTGGACATTGCAACTCAAGGGTGCGGGTGAAACACCGTATTCAAGAAGTGCAGATGGTTTGGCAGTGCTTCGCTCATCCATTCGTGAGTTTTTATGCAGTGAAGCAATGTTTCATTTGGGTGTGCCGACGACCCGTGCTTTAAGTTTGTGTGCCACTGGCGACCAAGTATGGCGTGATATGTTTTATGATGGTCATCCTGAATACGAACACGGCGCTGTAGTTTGCCGCGTTGCACCTTCTTTTTTACGCTTTGGTAGTTTTGAAATCTTTGCCGCACGCAACGACCTTAAAACATTAAAAACACTTCTGGACTTCACCATTCGCACTTATTTCCCCCATTTGATTCAAGATGATAATATCAATACGGACACTTACACACGTTGGTTCGCCGAAGTCTGTGATACAACCAAAACCATGATTATACACTGGCAACGCGTGGGATTTGTACATGGGGTAATGAACACCGATAATATGTCGATTCATGGGCTTACCATTGATTATGGGCCTTATGGTTGGCTGGAAGATTACAATCCTGATTGGACACCCAATACCACCGATGCAACCAATCATCGCTATGCCTTTGGCAAACAAGCCCATATCGCCCACTGGAACTTGATGAAATTGGCACAAGCCATTGCCCCTTTGTTTAGCGATACAACACCTTTGCAAGATACACTCAATGCTTATGCCCCTGCCTATAAAAAAGCGTGGCAAACGATGATGCAACAAAAATTAGGTTTAAATACCTTTGATGAAGCTTTGGCTGAGCAACTGATGAACAATTTAGAACGAATCGAAACGGATATGACAATATTCTTCAGAAAACTTGCCGATATTTCAGCGCAAAACACAATCGAACAGTGCATCCAAACCATTAGTCCTGCTTTTTATGGTGATGATTGGGAAGTTTATGCGAGTAACATATGGAAAGATTGGTTTAACGATTATTTGAAACATATACAAAGTGACAACAATGCCAACCGAAAACAAGCCATGAATCTTGTGAATCCCAAATATGTATTACGCAATTATTTAGCCCAGCTTGCCATTGATAAAGCCGACAGCGGCGATGTATTCATGCTGCATGAATTGTTTGAGGTTTTGAAAAAACCGTATGCCGAACAACCTGAGTTTGAAGATAAATATGCCCAAAAACGTCCTGATTGGGCGAAAGAAAAAGCAGGTTGCTCTATGTTGTCTTGTAGCTCCTAA
- a CDS encoding DUF6172 family protein, producing the protein MKKTFNLTHPKTKYARLIDAVRSDIKRYIKRERKKALPEGFDTWDFDCKFGANADEAKVLDVTELSKAINDAEAQGLASFYIEILAKAGHRPPKPVREEIEDAEHET; encoded by the coding sequence ATGAAAAAAACATTTAACTTAACCCATCCAAAAACCAAATATGCAAGGCTTATTGATGCTGTGCGCAGTGACATTAAACGTTATATCAAACGTGAGCGTAAAAAGGCGCTGCCTGAAGGGTTTGATACATGGGACTTTGATTGTAAATTTGGCGCAAATGCCGATGAAGCCAAGGTGTTGGACGTAACAGAGCTTTCCAAAGCCATCAATGATGCTGAAGCCCAAGGTTTGGCATCCTTTTATATTGAAATCCTAGCCAAAGCAGGACATAGACCACCCAAACCAGTGCGTGAAGAAATAGAAGACGCAGAGCATGAAACATAA
- the rsmA gene encoding 16S rRNA (adenine(1518)-N(6)/adenine(1519)-N(6))-dimethyltransferase RsmA has translation MSKPTHDGKFRANKALGQHFLVSEKAIRTIAEAIPVGESAIEIGPGPGAITTSVLARVSQLTIIEKDDRFAQFWQEKTNEYPNLKVAHGDVMEVLSDVVATDNPQWIVGNLPYNISGPLTALLASFSLSGGMVLMYQKEVGQRITAESGTKIYGGLSVLVRHFYEPKKLIVLPPGAFNPPPKVHSMVIRLLPHGRAPKCSYEALQKTVRQGFAHRRKTIYNQFRGQLTQEDYLSIGIDPKKRPEQLDYDDWVRITLKLGKV, from the coding sequence ATGTCAAAACCTACACACGATGGTAAATTTCGCGCCAATAAAGCATTGGGGCAACACTTTTTGGTCAGTGAGAAAGCAATCCGAACCATTGCAGAAGCAATCCCTGTTGGCGAGAGCGCAATTGAAATTGGTCCAGGACCTGGTGCAATCACCACATCGGTGTTGGCAAGAGTATCCCAACTTACGATTATTGAAAAAGATGACCGATTTGCACAGTTTTGGCAGGAAAAGACAAATGAATATCCCAATTTAAAAGTTGCACATGGTGATGTGATGGAGGTGTTGTCTGATGTTGTGGCAACAGACAACCCGCAATGGATAGTTGGTAATCTTCCTTACAATATCAGTGGGCCTTTAACGGCTTTATTGGCATCGTTTTCTTTATCTGGCGGTATGGTTTTGATGTACCAAAAGGAAGTAGGGCAACGCATCACGGCGGAGTCGGGGACAAAAATATATGGTGGTTTATCCGTACTCGTACGCCATTTTTATGAGCCTAAGAAACTGATTGTTTTGCCTCCAGGTGCATTTAATCCACCACCTAAAGTACATTCTATGGTTATTCGTTTGCTGCCCCATGGTAGAGCACCAAAATGCAGTTATGAGGCACTACAAAAGACAGTAAGGCAGGGTTTTGCCCACCGTCGTAAAACAATTTATAATCAGTTTCGTGGACAACTGACACAGGAAGATTACCTAAGCATTGGTATCGACCCCAAAAAACGCCCTGAACAACTTGATTATGATGATTGGGTGCGAATTACACTAAAGTTAGGGAAGGTCTGA
- a CDS encoding peptidylprolyl isomerase, with the protein MKSIANSRVLPKQQLMLMFILILLSLSGCENKSMDKGVSQVNSPVVAVVSGKEIHDIDIDYEILSMPESMRHLMQDEEARAKILHVMIQREAVAQKAKAMGLDRDPLVQHRIHQAQNSVLIQSIRDWQQQDVAVFNDAQIQAYYDKHMDDFKIPEQIHVRHILLSDKQKALEVLKMLKRKPDSFSALAAQFSIDDSNKGRGGDLNWFARGTMVKPFEDVAFALSEKRRISQPVKTKFGWHIIEWLGKKEGNTPSVDDVKDEVTSILRKKALDTWIKQLMDEADISVLKAEYQIKK; encoded by the coding sequence ATGAAAAGTATTGCGAATTCTAGAGTGCTACCCAAGCAACAGCTGATGTTGATGTTTATCTTGATATTGTTGTCATTATCAGGCTGTGAAAATAAAAGTATGGATAAGGGTGTATCTCAGGTAAATAGTCCTGTGGTTGCTGTGGTGAGTGGCAAAGAGATTCATGATATTGATATTGATTATGAAATTTTAAGTATGCCTGAATCCATGCGACATCTGATGCAAGATGAAGAAGCCAGAGCAAAGATATTACATGTGATGATCCAGCGTGAAGCTGTGGCTCAAAAGGCGAAGGCAATGGGTTTGGACAGGGATCCTTTGGTTCAACATCGTATCCACCAAGCGCAAAACTCAGTGTTGATTCAAAGTATTCGAGATTGGCAACAACAAGATGTTGCCGTGTTTAATGATGCGCAAATTCAAGCGTATTACGATAAACATATGGATGACTTTAAAATCCCTGAGCAAATTCATGTACGGCATATTTTGTTGTCGGATAAACAAAAAGCATTGGAAGTTTTAAAAATGTTAAAACGTAAACCCGATAGCTTTTCTGCTTTAGCTGCGCAGTTTTCTATTGATGATAGCAACAAAGGTCGGGGTGGCGATTTAAACTGGTTTGCTCGGGGAACTATGGTGAAACCTTTTGAAGATGTTGCTTTTGCTTTGAGTGAAAAACGTCGTATTAGCCAGCCAGTAAAAACCAAGTTTGGTTGGCATATTATTGAATGGTTGGGTAAAAAAGAAGGTAATACCCCAAGTGTGGATGATGTGAAAGACGAAGTGACGAGTATTCTACGCAAAAAGGCATTGGATACTTGGATTAAACAACTGATGGATGAAGCTGATATTTCAGTGTTGAAAGCAGAGTACCAAATCAAAAAGTAA
- a CDS encoding alginate export family protein produces MLKKGVVWMVVSLVIGGLQAGASEWQTSVDLRERYQSFDNFDFNSSVDNNAWELDTRLYIKAKRDFDNGFSVYLQPQAVSITQHTTAAGTQKLSQADLLQSYLGYESGTFSVRIGRQQLVYGDQRLLGHLGWKDVARTFDGIKAGYKSGDIAVDAFVVSPADIVAMTPSSTSPRGASLVTWDKRVLTGVYGTYHLNKKTGADAYLINWKHNDGIGRNMNTYGTRGFGVWGAVDATVEAVFQSGTWVTGVSQRASAYAAKAGYMINAWKTRFGIEYDYSPGDDNTDVTMHKNFVFPFHTNHAHYGEMDRFSWANMKDIRLSVKTSPTQHLTLHGNVHFLSLDKAQGDWLNVAGTGVLYAGNAAYTETDAGTEIDLKLVYKVANMKALMIVANYAVFNPGAAVQERTGAKDSAAFAYLIANYKF; encoded by the coding sequence ATGTTGAAAAAGGGTGTGGTATGGATGGTGGTTTCATTGGTGATAGGTGGTTTGCAAGCTGGGGCATCAGAATGGCAAACATCGGTTGATTTGCGTGAGCGTTATCAATCGTTTGATAACTTTGATTTTAATTCTTCAGTAGATAATAACGCTTGGGAGTTGGATACAAGGTTGTATATCAAAGCCAAACGCGATTTTGACAATGGCTTCTCTGTCTATTTACAACCGCAAGCAGTTAGTATCACACAGCATACTACTGCAGCGGGCACGCAAAAGCTCTCTCAAGCTGACCTTTTGCAAAGTTATCTTGGTTATGAGTCAGGTACATTTTCCGTTCGTATTGGTCGGCAGCAGCTTGTGTATGGCGACCAAAGGTTATTAGGGCATTTGGGTTGGAAAGATGTGGCACGTACGTTTGATGGTATTAAAGCAGGTTATAAATCGGGCGATATTGCGGTGGATGCTTTTGTGGTGAGCCCTGCAGATATTGTTGCCATGACACCAAGCAGTACTTCACCACGTGGTGCATCTTTGGTGACATGGGATAAGCGGGTGTTAACGGGGGTATATGGCACTTATCATTTGAATAAAAAAACAGGGGCAGATGCCTACCTTATCAATTGGAAGCATAATGATGGTATTGGGCGTAATATGAATACCTATGGTACGCGTGGGTTTGGCGTGTGGGGTGCTGTTGATGCAACAGTAGAAGCTGTGTTTCAAAGTGGAACTTGGGTGACAGGTGTATCACAACGTGCATCTGCCTATGCAGCGAAAGCAGGTTATATGATAAATGCATGGAAAACGCGTTTCGGTATTGAATATGATTATAGCCCTGGTGATGATAATACAGATGTGACCATGCATAAAAACTTTGTGTTTCCCTTCCATACCAACCACGCGCATTATGGTGAAATGGATAGGTTCTCTTGGGCAAACATGAAAGATATTCGTTTATCGGTGAAAACTTCACCTACGCAACACCTTACACTGCACGGTAATGTGCATTTTTTATCTTTGGATAAAGCGCAAGGTGATTGGTTGAATGTTGCGGGTACTGGTGTGTTGTATGCAGGCAATGCTGCTTATACAGAAACAGATGCGGGTACTGAGATTGATTTGAAGCTTGTGTATAAAGTTGCCAACATGAAAGCTTTAATGATTGTTGCCAACTATGCTGTTTTTAATCCAGGTGCCGCAGTTCAAGAAAGAACGGGCGCTAAAGACTCGGCTGCATTTGCTTATTTGATTGCCAATTATAAGTTCTAA
- a CDS encoding formate/nitrite transporter family protein: MSYLEPSEFVTKMVDAGESKIFMSAKDTLIRAFMAGAMLALAAIFAITVAMKTGSPLLGAVLFPVGFIMLYLMKFDLLTGVFTLVPLALLDKRPGVDVKQVLRNWGLVFLGNLGGALMVAFAMAFILTYGFDTDGGAIAAKVGHIGEARTLGYKSHGIGGWFTIFFRGMMCNWMVSMGVVGAMISTSATGKMLAMWMPIMLFFFMGFEHSIVNMFLFPFSMIMGGDFTLADYLIWNELPTVLGNIVGGFVLVGLPLYYTHVKTSPQRNA; the protein is encoded by the coding sequence ATGTCTTATTTAGAACCATCCGAATTTGTCACCAAAATGGTAGATGCAGGGGAATCCAAAATATTTATGTCTGCCAAGGATACACTTATCCGTGCATTTATGGCGGGTGCAATGTTGGCATTGGCAGCCATATTTGCCATCACCGTTGCCATGAAAACGGGCTCACCACTATTGGGTGCGGTATTGTTTCCCGTTGGTTTTATTATGCTTTATTTGATGAAATTTGATTTATTAACAGGTGTTTTTACATTAGTACCCCTAGCCCTTCTCGATAAAAGACCTGGGGTTGACGTAAAACAAGTCTTGCGTAACTGGGGTTTGGTTTTCCTTGGTAACTTGGGCGGTGCATTGATGGTGGCTTTTGCCATGGCATTTATTTTGACTTACGGCTTTGATACTGATGGTGGTGCAATCGCTGCAAAAGTGGGACATATCGGTGAAGCAAGAACCTTGGGCTACAAATCACACGGTATTGGCGGTTGGTTTACTATTTTCTTCCGCGGTATGATGTGTAACTGGATGGTATCTATGGGTGTGGTTGGTGCCATGATTTCTACATCTGCAACAGGTAAAATGTTAGCCATGTGGATGCCTATCATGCTGTTTTTCTTTATGGGTTTTGAGCACTCCATCGTGAATATGTTCTTGTTCCCATTCTCTATGATTATGGGTGGTGATTTTACATTGGCTGACTACTTGATTTGGAACGAACTTCCAACTGTGTTGGGTAATATCGTTGGTGGTTTTGTATTGGTTGGTTTGCCACTGTATTACACCCACGTTAAAACTTCTCCACAGCGTAACGCTTAA
- a CDS encoding bifunctional protein-serine/threonine kinase/phosphatase, producing the protein MKQLQVSIGQHSDKGKKPINQDFHGAYIPKEPQLTTKGIAIALADGISSSDVSQIASESAVTGFLDDYYCTSDAWSVHKSAQQVILAMNSWLHAQTKQSRYCYEAKDRGYVCTFSALILKSTTAYLFHVGDTRIYHLHNDSLEQLTQDHRVPVSQGKSYLSRALGIDLHLDIDHQSVPLAENDIFILATDGIYEFVSNAFMTKTIEEHSTDLDKAAEVILNHALTQGSDDNLTIQIVRIDMLPLQDAKEVYQQLTALPFPPELEARTVFDGYEVVRKIHASSRSHVYLVKDVETGEPVIIKTPSIDLRGDAAYLERFLMEEWIARRINNPHVLKPCPQNRAHNYLYVATEFIDGQTLTQWMIDNPNPDMEAVRGIMEQIAKGLQAFHRLEMLHQDLRPENIMIDKTGTVKIIDFGATHVAGILEITNPILQQHVLGTAQYTAPEYFLGEPGTPRSDMYSLAVITYQMLSGRFPYGTEVAKSRTKNAQKKLVYQSVLDDDREIPMWVDEAIRKAVHPDPYQRYDEITEFVFDLRHPNQKFLNKTRPPLIERSPVLFWKSVSLVLALIIVFLLAR; encoded by the coding sequence ATGAAACAACTTCAAGTCTCGATAGGTCAACATTCTGATAAAGGTAAAAAACCTATCAACCAAGACTTTCACGGTGCTTATATCCCCAAAGAACCCCAACTAACAACCAAAGGCATTGCCATTGCTTTGGCAGATGGCATCAGTAGCAGCGATGTGAGCCAAATTGCCAGCGAATCTGCAGTGACTGGTTTTTTAGACGATTATTATTGCACTTCCGATGCATGGTCGGTGCATAAATCGGCGCAACAAGTGATTCTAGCCATGAATTCATGGTTGCATGCACAAACCAAACAAAGCCGTTACTGTTATGAAGCCAAAGATAGAGGTTATGTTTGCACCTTTAGTGCTTTAATTCTTAAATCCACCACTGCTTATTTATTTCATGTCGGCGACACTCGCATTTATCATCTACACAATGATTCTTTAGAACAATTAACCCAAGACCATCGCGTGCCTGTATCCCAAGGTAAAAGTTATTTAAGCCGCGCTTTAGGCATTGATTTACATCTTGATATCGACCACCAAAGTGTGCCACTAGCTGAAAATGATATTTTCATCTTAGCCACCGACGGTATTTATGAATTTGTTAGCAACGCTTTCATGACCAAAACCATTGAAGAACACAGTACCGACTTAGATAAGGCAGCCGAAGTCATTTTAAACCATGCTTTGACACAAGGCAGTGATGATAATTTAACCATTCAAATTGTTCGCATTGATATGCTACCCCTACAAGATGCCAAGGAAGTGTATCAGCAGCTCACAGCTCTCCCCTTCCCTCCTGAATTAGAAGCCCGAACGGTATTTGATGGTTATGAAGTGGTGCGTAAAATTCATGCTAGCAGCCGAAGCCATGTTTACCTTGTTAAAGATGTTGAGACAGGCGAACCCGTGATTATCAAAACACCGTCTATCGACCTCAGGGGTGATGCTGCATACTTAGAACGCTTTTTGATGGAAGAATGGATTGCAAGGCGAATCAACAACCCTCATGTGCTCAAGCCTTGCCCACAAAACAGAGCCCATAATTATTTATACGTCGCCACGGAATTTATTGATGGTCAGACCCTCACCCAATGGATGATTGATAACCCCAACCCAGACATGGAAGCCGTGCGTGGTATTATGGAACAAATCGCCAAAGGTTTGCAGGCCTTTCATAGGCTGGAAATGTTGCATCAAGATTTAAGGCCTGAAAATATCATGATAGATAAAACGGGCACAGTGAAAATCATCGATTTTGGTGCAACTCACGTGGCTGGCATTTTAGAAATAACCAACCCCATTCTACAACAACATGTGCTCGGCACAGCCCAATATACAGCACCCGAATATTTCCTTGGTGAGCCTGGAACCCCACGCTCGGATATGTATTCATTGGCAGTGATTACTTATCAAATGCTTTCAGGGCGTTTCCCCTACGGCACAGAAGTTGCCAAGTCGCGCACCAAAAATGCACAGAAGAAATTGGTTTATCAATCGGTATTGGATGATGACAGGGAAATCCCTATGTGGGTAGATGAAGCCATTCGTAAAGCTGTGCACCCAGACCCATATCAACGCTACGATGAAATCACGGAGTTTGTGTTTGACCTACGTCACCCCAACCAGAAGTTTCTCAACAAAACCCGCCCGCCTTTGATTGAGCGAAGCCCTGTTCTTTTTTGGAAATCGGTTTCCTTGGTTTTGGCTTTGATTATTGTGTTTCTTCTTGCTCGCTAG
- the dcd gene encoding dCTP deaminase, translated as MAIKSDKWIRKMAQEHGMLDPFVDGQIKKNAKGEGAISYGLSSYGYDVRCSDEFKVFTNIHSATVDPKNFDDKSFVDIKSDVCIIPPNSFALARTVEYLKIPRNVLTICLGKSTYARCGIIVNVTPLEPEWEGHVTLEFSNTTTLPAKIYANEGVAQFLFFESDEECETSYADRAGKYMKQRGVTVPRL; from the coding sequence ATGGCAATCAAATCAGACAAATGGATTCGTAAAATGGCGCAAGAGCATGGTATGCTTGATCCTTTTGTGGATGGTCAAATCAAGAAGAATGCGAAAGGTGAAGGTGCGATTTCTTATGGTTTGTCATCGTATGGGTATGATGTGCGTTGTTCTGATGAGTTTAAAGTGTTTACCAATATTCATTCGGCAACGGTTGATCCCAAAAACTTTGATGACAAAAGTTTTGTCGATATCAAGTCGGATGTTTGCATTATTCCTCCCAATTCTTTTGCCCTTGCGCGCACCGTTGAATATCTAAAAATTCCGCGCAATGTGTTGACCATTTGTTTAGGAAAATCAACGTATGCGCGTTGTGGTATTATTGTAAATGTAACGCCTTTAGAACCAGAGTGGGAAGGGCATGTGACTTTAGAGTTTTCTAACACCACAACATTGCCAGCTAAAATTTATGCCAACGAAGGTGTGGCGCAATTTTTATTCTTTGAATCGGATGAAGAATGTGAAACCTCTTATGCAGACCGTGCAGGTAAATACATGAAACAACGCGGCGTGACAGTACCAAGGTTATAG
- the metF gene encoding methylenetetrahydrofolate reductase [NAD(P)H], translated as MLLADILAAKKKAGEPSISFEFFPPKTDQGEQNLWQCIQELTPLNPAFVSVTYGAGGTTQDRTLRIVERIKKETTLEPMAHLTCVGSTQADLAALLNQYKAAGMKNILALRGDAPEGQDSFQAVQGGFAYATDLVKFVREQQAFSIAVATYPEGHPESKGGVADDLKYLKMKQDEGAIAAITQYFFDNDHYYRFCEQAEKLGITIPIIPGIMPIANYEQIVRFSAMCGASIPDWVHTQMSPIKDDLGAVKEMGIEIATKQCQDLLANDVAGLHIYALNKSEASLAIYRNL; from the coding sequence ATGTTATTAGCAGATATATTGGCAGCAAAAAAGAAAGCGGGTGAACCATCGATATCGTTTGAGTTTTTTCCGCCGAAAACAGATCAAGGTGAGCAAAACCTGTGGCAGTGTATTCAAGAGTTAACACCCTTAAACCCCGCTTTTGTTTCAGTGACTTATGGGGCAGGTGGTACCACCCAAGATCGCACGCTTCGTATTGTGGAACGTATTAAAAAAGAAACGACTTTGGAGCCCATGGCACATTTAACTTGTGTAGGGTCAACGCAGGCTGACTTGGCTGCATTGCTTAATCAATACAAAGCAGCGGGGATGAAGAATATCCTTGCATTGCGTGGTGATGCACCCGAAGGGCAAGATAGCTTTCAGGCAGTACAAGGTGGTTTTGCTTATGCTACGGATTTGGTGAAGTTTGTACGTGAGCAGCAAGCTTTTTCTATTGCTGTTGCCACTTATCCTGAAGGTCACCCCGAATCTAAGGGTGGTGTGGCAGATGATTTGAAATACCTTAAAATGAAACAAGATGAAGGTGCGATTGCTGCCATTACCCAATACTTTTTTGATAATGACCATTATTACCGTTTTTGTGAGCAAGCAGAAAAGTTGGGTATCACTATTCCGATTATCCCGGGCATTATGCCCATTGCCAACTATGAACAAATTGTACGTTTTTCTGCCATGTGTGGAGCGAGTATCCCTGATTGGGTGCATACACAAATGAGCCCCATCAAAGATGACTTGGGTGCGGTCAAAGAAATGGGTATAGAGATTGCTACCAAACAATGCCAAGACTTATTGGCAAATGATGTTGCAGGTTTACATATTTATGCGCTGAATAAATCCGAAGCTAGCCTTGCAATTTACCGAAATTTATAA
- a CDS encoding DMT family transporter gives MQHWFFLISAILLEVAGTTAMKFSEGFTKIVPSILMAVLFLSSLAMLTLALKKFEIGMAYAIWSGLGTALIAVLGIYLFNETASLMKFFSILLIIAGVVGLHLSGANH, from the coding sequence ATGCAACATTGGTTTTTTCTCATCTCTGCCATTTTATTGGAAGTTGCGGGCACCACAGCTATGAAATTTTCTGAAGGTTTTACAAAAATCGTACCATCGATATTGATGGCTGTGCTTTTTTTATCATCCCTTGCCATGCTTACCCTTGCTTTAAAAAAGTTTGAAATCGGCATGGCTTATGCCATTTGGTCGGGGCTTGGCACGGCTTTGATTGCAGTGTTAGGTATTTATTTATTCAATGAAACGGCAAGTTTGATGAAGTTTTTCAGTATCCTTCTCATCATTGCGGGTGTCGTTGGTCTTCATTTAAGCGGAGCAAACCATTAA